From one Sparus aurata chromosome 16, fSpaAur1.1, whole genome shotgun sequence genomic stretch:
- the snx6 gene encoding sorting nexin-6 isoform X2, with the protein MMEGLDDGPDFLSEEDRGPRAVNVDLQTDATLQVDISDALSERDKVKFTVHTKSTLPNFKQNEFSVVRQHEEFIWLHDSFVENEDYAGYIIPPAPPRPDFDASREKLQKLGEGEGSMTKEEFTKMKQELEAEYLAIFKKTVAMHEVFLCRVAAHPVLRKDLNFHVFLEYNQDLSVRGKNKKEKLEDFFKNVVKSADGVLVAGVKDVDDFFEHEKTFLLEYHNRVKDASAKSDRMIRSHKNAADDINRIASSLYSLGTQDSTDVCKFFLKVSELFEKTRKIEARVAADEDLKLADLLKYYLRESQAAKDLLYRRSRSLVDYENANKALDKARAKNRDVLQAETSQQLCCHKFEKISESAKQELIDFKTRRVAAFRKNLVELAELELKHAKVKGLVTVRSR; encoded by the exons ATGATG GAAGGGCTGGACGACGGACCCGACTTCCTCTCCGAGGAGGACCGGGGA CCCCGGGCCGTGAATGTGGACCTGCAGACGGACGCCACGTTGCAGGTGGACATCTCTGACGCTCTGAGTGAGAGAGACAAGGTCAAGTTCACCGTCCACACCAAG AGCACGCTCCCTAACTTTAAGCAGAACGAGTTCTCGGTGGTCCGACAGCATGAAGAGTTCATCTGGCTGCACGACTCGTTCGTCGAGAACGAAGACTACGCAGGATACATC atCCCGCCCGCTCCCCCCAGACCAGACTTTGATGCGTCCCGAGAGAAGCTGCAGAAGctgggggagggagaaggatCCATGACCAAGGAGGAGTTCACCAAGATGAAGCAGGAGCTAGAGGC AGAGTACCTCGCCATCTTTAAGAAGACTGTCGCCATGCACGAGGTCTTCCTGTGTCGTGTGGCGGCTCATCCTGTCCTCAGGAAGGACCTCAACTTCCATGTCTTCCTGGAGTACAACCAGGAC ctgagtGTACGAGGGAAGAACAAGAAGGAGAAACTGGAGGACTTCTTCAAGAATGTGGTGAAGTCAGCCGACGGCGTCCTGGTGGCCGGAGTCAAG GATGTGGATGACTTCTTTGAGCACGAGAAGACGTTTCTGTTAGAATATCACAACAGAGTCAAAGATGCTTCGGCCAAATCTGACAGAATGATCCGTTCACATAAAA acgcTGCTGATGACATCAACAGAATCGCCTCGTCTCTCTACTCATTAGGAACACAGGActccacagacgtctgcaa GTTCTTTCTGAAAGTGTCGGAGCTGTTTGAGAAGACGAGG aagaTTGAGGCTCGTGTGGCAGCAGATGAAGACCTAAAACTGGCCGACCTGCTCAAATATTACCTGAGAGAGTCTCAGGCTGCGAAG GACCTGCTGTACCGGAGGAGCCGGTCTCTGGTGGACTACGAGAATGCTAacaaggctctggataaagctCGAGCCAAGAACAGAGACGTCCTGCAGGCCGAGACCAGCCAGCAGCTCTGCTGCCACAAGTTTGAGAAGATCTCCGAGTCTGCCAAGCAAG AGCTCATCGACTTCAAGACGAGACGAGTGGCAGCGTTCAGGAAGAACCTGGTGGAGCTGGCAGAGCTGGAGCTCAAACACGCCAAGGTAAAAGGCCTGGTTACTGTACGGTCACGTTGA
- the snx6 gene encoding sorting nexin-6 isoform X1, with protein MMQEGLDDGPDFLSEEDRGPRAVNVDLQTDATLQVDISDALSERDKVKFTVHTKSTLPNFKQNEFSVVRQHEEFIWLHDSFVENEDYAGYIIPPAPPRPDFDASREKLQKLGEGEGSMTKEEFTKMKQELEAEYLAIFKKTVAMHEVFLCRVAAHPVLRKDLNFHVFLEYNQDLSVRGKNKKEKLEDFFKNVVKSADGVLVAGVKDVDDFFEHEKTFLLEYHNRVKDASAKSDRMIRSHKNAADDINRIASSLYSLGTQDSTDVCKFFLKVSELFEKTRKIEARVAADEDLKLADLLKYYLRESQAAKDLLYRRSRSLVDYENANKALDKARAKNRDVLQAETSQQLCCHKFEKISESAKQELIDFKTRRVAAFRKNLVELAELELKHAKVKGLVTVRSR; from the exons ATGATG CAGGAAGGGCTGGACGACGGACCCGACTTCCTCTCCGAGGAGGACCGGGGA CCCCGGGCCGTGAATGTGGACCTGCAGACGGACGCCACGTTGCAGGTGGACATCTCTGACGCTCTGAGTGAGAGAGACAAGGTCAAGTTCACCGTCCACACCAAG AGCACGCTCCCTAACTTTAAGCAGAACGAGTTCTCGGTGGTCCGACAGCATGAAGAGTTCATCTGGCTGCACGACTCGTTCGTCGAGAACGAAGACTACGCAGGATACATC atCCCGCCCGCTCCCCCCAGACCAGACTTTGATGCGTCCCGAGAGAAGCTGCAGAAGctgggggagggagaaggatCCATGACCAAGGAGGAGTTCACCAAGATGAAGCAGGAGCTAGAGGC AGAGTACCTCGCCATCTTTAAGAAGACTGTCGCCATGCACGAGGTCTTCCTGTGTCGTGTGGCGGCTCATCCTGTCCTCAGGAAGGACCTCAACTTCCATGTCTTCCTGGAGTACAACCAGGAC ctgagtGTACGAGGGAAGAACAAGAAGGAGAAACTGGAGGACTTCTTCAAGAATGTGGTGAAGTCAGCCGACGGCGTCCTGGTGGCCGGAGTCAAG GATGTGGATGACTTCTTTGAGCACGAGAAGACGTTTCTGTTAGAATATCACAACAGAGTCAAAGATGCTTCGGCCAAATCTGACAGAATGATCCGTTCACATAAAA acgcTGCTGATGACATCAACAGAATCGCCTCGTCTCTCTACTCATTAGGAACACAGGActccacagacgtctgcaa GTTCTTTCTGAAAGTGTCGGAGCTGTTTGAGAAGACGAGG aagaTTGAGGCTCGTGTGGCAGCAGATGAAGACCTAAAACTGGCCGACCTGCTCAAATATTACCTGAGAGAGTCTCAGGCTGCGAAG GACCTGCTGTACCGGAGGAGCCGGTCTCTGGTGGACTACGAGAATGCTAacaaggctctggataaagctCGAGCCAAGAACAGAGACGTCCTGCAGGCCGAGACCAGCCAGCAGCTCTGCTGCCACAAGTTTGAGAAGATCTCCGAGTCTGCCAAGCAAG AGCTCATCGACTTCAAGACGAGACGAGTGGCAGCGTTCAGGAAGAACCTGGTGGAGCTGGCAGAGCTGGAGCTCAAACACGCCAAGGTAAAAGGCCTGGTTACTGTACGGTCACGTTGA
- the psma3 gene encoding proteasome subunit alpha type-3 has translation MSSIGTGYDLSASTFSPDGRVFQVEYAMKAVENSSTAIAIRCKDGVVFGVEKLVLSKLYEEGSNKRIFNIDRHVGMAVAGLLADARSLADVAREEASSFRSNYGHDIPLKHLSDRVAMYVHAYTLYSAVRPFGCSFILGSYDKDDGPQLYMVDPSGISYGYWGCAIGKAKQAAKTEIEKLQMKEMTCRELVKEVAKIIYIVHDEVKDKAFELELSWVGEVTNGRHELVPKDVREEAEKYAKDSLEEEDDSDEDNM, from the exons ATGAGCTCCATCGGGACCGGG taTGACCTGTCGGCCTCCACCTTCTCTCCAGATGGTCGAGTTTTTCAGGTGGAGTACGCCATGAAGGCTGTAGAGAACAGCAG cacggCCATAGCAATCCGCTGTAAGGATGGTGTTGTTTTTGGGGTGGAGAAGCTTGTTCTGTCCAAACTGTACGAGGAGGGCTCCAACAAACGCATCTTCAACATTGACAGACACGTCGGCATG GCAGTAGCGGGCCTATTGGCTGATGCTCGCTCTCTTGCTGATGTAGCAAGAGAAGAAGCATCCAGCTTCCGATCAAACTACGGGCACGACATCCCTCTGAAG CACCTGTCAGACAGAGTGGCCATGTACGTTCATGCCTACACACTGTACAGCGCCGTCAGGCCGTTCGGCTGCAG cttCATCCTGGGCTCGTACGATAAAGACGATGGTCCTCAGCTCTACATGGTCGACCCGTCAGGCATCTCATAT ggttACTGGGGCTGCGCCATCGGAAAAGCAAAACAAGCCGCCAAGACAGAAATCGAAAAACTGCAG atgAAGGAGATGACGTGCAGGGAGCTCGTCAAGGAGGTCGCCAAAAT CATCTACATCGTTCATGACGAGGTGAAGGACAAAGCCTTCGAGCTGGAGCTCAGCTGGGTCGGAGAAG TCACAAACGGACGACACGAGCTGGTACCCAAAGACgtcagagaggaggcagagaaataCGCCAAG gactctctggaggaggaagacgacTCTGATGAAGACAACATGTAA